From the genome of Pseudomonas yamanorum, one region includes:
- a CDS encoding LysR family transcriptional regulator, with protein sequence MDLANLNAFIAIAETGSFSGAGERLHLTQPAISKRIAGLEQQLKVRLFDRLGREVGLTEAGRALLPRAYQILNVLDDTRRALTNLTGEVSGRLTLATSHHIGLHRLPPVLRTFTREYPNVALDIQFLDSEVAYEEILHGRAEVAVITLAPEPHTLVRATPVWDDPLDFVVAPEHSLISNGSVNLADIARHPAVFPGGNTFTHHIVQRLFEAQGLTPNIAMSTNYLETIKMMVSIGLAWSVLPRTMLDDQVARIALPGIQLSRQLGYIVHTERTLSNAARAFMSLLDAQVDLPGNQA encoded by the coding sequence ATGGACCTGGCCAACCTCAATGCCTTTATCGCCATCGCCGAGACCGGCAGCTTCTCCGGTGCCGGCGAACGCCTGCACCTCACCCAACCCGCCATCAGCAAGCGCATCGCCGGCCTGGAGCAGCAATTAAAGGTGCGCCTGTTCGACCGGCTGGGGCGCGAAGTCGGCCTCACCGAAGCCGGGCGCGCATTACTACCGCGGGCATATCAGATTCTCAACGTGCTGGACGACACCCGCCGCGCCCTGACCAACCTCACCGGCGAGGTCAGCGGGCGCCTCACTCTGGCCACCAGCCACCATATCGGCCTGCACCGCCTGCCGCCGGTACTGCGTACGTTTACCCGGGAATACCCGAACGTCGCCCTGGATATTCAGTTTCTCGATTCGGAAGTGGCCTACGAAGAAATCCTCCATGGCCGCGCCGAGGTGGCCGTGATCACCCTCGCGCCGGAGCCCCACACGCTGGTGCGGGCCACCCCGGTGTGGGACGACCCGCTGGATTTCGTGGTGGCACCGGAACACAGCCTGATCAGCAACGGCAGCGTCAACCTGGCGGACATCGCCCGGCACCCGGCGGTGTTTCCCGGGGGCAACACCTTTACCCACCACATCGTGCAGCGGCTGTTCGAGGCCCAGGGCCTGACGCCGAACATCGCCATGAGCACCAACTACCTGGAAACCATCAAGATGATGGTCTCCATCGGCCTGGCCTGGAGCGTGCTGCCACGCACGATGCTCGATGATCAGGTGGCACGCATCGCTTTGCCGGGCATACAGCTCAGTCGCCAGCTAGGCTATATCGTGCACACCGAAAGGACGCTGTCGAACGCTGCGCGGGCTTTCATGAGCCTATTGGATGCACAGGTCGATCTGCCAGGGAATCAGGCTTGA